The Pseudomonas sp. R4-35-07 genome contains a region encoding:
- a CDS encoding bifunctional diguanylate cyclase/phosphodiesterase, giving the protein MPRLPTVILLSLLTWTATAGALTLTDDERSWLTDHQELRLGVDTSWPPFEYRDEESRYQGLSADYVRLIQDRLGIRVKLIEPANWTAVLEQARNSQLDLLPGVMSTPERQSFLAFTRPYLDFPIVILAHEGGAKPRNLNDLYGLKIAVVENYAPHELLRTHHPDLNLVAMPNASSMLQALATDEVDAVVSDLASSVWSLRQLKLDGLYVSGETPYRYQLAMGVPQDEKILVGILDKVLADLSPAETDAIQQRWVGSFSDHRTLWADLLMYGLPAVLLLSTVLAVVIRINRRLSSEISRRVALEQELRSSEYHYRGLVESLSAIAWEANISDFTYSYVSPHAEELLGYPRAHWLIPGFWRNIIHPADLTRAETYCYRETRANRDHSIDYRVITADGRCLWVRDIVSLIEYGHEPVLRGLMIDISEAKRTEEALQLSEQKFASVFQQCPDILVIARLSDGCLLEVNKAFEDQIGLSAQEVVGKTATELNIWGVEGVGPDLLQRVQTTSIRNLEMIFWRSNGQAFTGLISTEPFQLDTTEALVVVVRDITQLKETQQQLQTSEEKFAKAFHASPDGLLLSRQSDGLLIEVNEGFSHLTGYTSATSLDQSALDLGIWVDLNERKHMLELMQRDGFVRDFICHIRRVDGQIRLCELSSRPLPIGDENCMLTIARDITERQLMQEKLQQAATVFESTAEGVLITDTRQNISAVNRAFSEITGYSEAEALGHTPRLLASGMHDSAFYAAMWHQLTTQGHWQGEISNRRKNGELYPSWLTISAVRNREQVVTHFVAVFADISSLKLAQARLDYQAHHDPLTGLPNRTLFESRLQAALNGQQESGNQGAVLFLDLDRFKHINDSLGHPVGDLLLKDIAVRLKDQLRDIDTVARLGGDEFIILLPGLHQASDAQYLANKLLDCFTPPFQAGEHEFFISASIGTSLYPQDGTDVATLVKNADAAMYRSKAKGRNRVESYTRDLTAQANERVALEHELRRAIEREEMSLYYQPKRSLLTQQLIGAEALIRWHHPTFGDVPPEHFIALAEENGTILQIGDWVLEQACRQMHAWQGAFDDFGPLSVNLAGAQLRHPNLLSRIEQLLRDYRLEPGCLQLEITENFIMSQAEEALDVLHQLKGLGVQLAIDDFGTGYSSLSYLKRLPLDFLKIDQSFVRGLPDDPHDAAIVRAIIALGHSMQFTIIAEGVENPAQQAFLAAEGCEQMQGYIVSLPLPPEQFAATFLHTRMRDFTDGTAGKPSL; this is encoded by the coding sequence ATGCCCAGATTGCCGACCGTGATACTGCTGTCGCTGCTGACCTGGACCGCAACGGCTGGCGCGTTGACTCTCACGGATGATGAGCGTAGCTGGCTGACGGACCATCAGGAGCTGCGCCTTGGGGTGGATACGTCCTGGCCCCCCTTTGAATACCGCGATGAAGAGAGCCGCTACCAGGGTTTGTCCGCCGATTATGTGCGCCTGATCCAGGATCGCCTGGGCATCCGGGTCAAGCTGATCGAGCCAGCAAACTGGACCGCTGTGCTTGAGCAGGCACGCAACAGTCAGCTCGACCTGCTACCTGGCGTCATGTCTACCCCGGAACGCCAGAGTTTCCTGGCCTTCACGCGCCCCTATCTCGACTTTCCCATCGTGATACTGGCCCATGAAGGCGGCGCCAAGCCGCGCAATCTCAACGATTTGTACGGACTGAAAATCGCCGTGGTGGAAAACTATGCGCCTCATGAATTACTACGCACCCACCACCCGGACCTCAATCTCGTCGCGATGCCGAACGCCAGCTCTATGCTGCAGGCCCTGGCCACCGATGAAGTCGATGCGGTCGTCAGCGACCTGGCTTCCAGCGTGTGGAGCCTGCGCCAACTGAAACTCGATGGTTTGTACGTGAGCGGCGAAACGCCCTACCGCTATCAGCTGGCAATGGGCGTTCCGCAGGATGAGAAAATACTGGTGGGCATTCTGGACAAGGTCCTCGCCGATCTCAGCCCAGCCGAAACCGATGCGATCCAGCAGCGTTGGGTCGGCAGCTTCAGCGATCACCGCACGCTATGGGCGGATTTGCTGATGTACGGTCTGCCTGCGGTATTGCTGCTGAGCACCGTGCTGGCCGTTGTGATTCGAATCAATCGTCGGCTCAGCTCGGAAATTTCCCGCCGGGTCGCCCTTGAGCAAGAACTGCGCAGCAGTGAGTACCACTATCGCGGCCTGGTGGAGAGCCTGTCCGCTATCGCCTGGGAAGCCAACATCAGCGATTTCACCTACAGCTACGTGTCGCCCCATGCTGAAGAATTGCTCGGCTACCCCCGCGCCCATTGGCTGATCCCCGGTTTCTGGCGCAACATCATTCATCCTGCCGACCTGACCCGCGCCGAAACGTATTGCTACCGTGAAACCCGCGCTAACCGTGATCACAGCATCGACTATCGCGTTATCACCGCCGATGGCCGCTGCCTGTGGGTACGCGACATTGTCAGCCTGATCGAATACGGCCATGAACCGGTGCTGCGCGGCTTGATGATCGACATCAGCGAAGCCAAGCGTACGGAAGAGGCACTGCAGCTGTCCGAGCAGAAGTTTGCCTCAGTGTTCCAGCAATGCCCGGACATCCTGGTGATCGCCCGCCTGTCCGACGGATGCCTGCTTGAAGTCAACAAGGCCTTTGAAGACCAGATCGGCCTGAGCGCCCAGGAGGTGGTGGGCAAAACCGCCACCGAGCTGAATATCTGGGGTGTTGAAGGCGTCGGTCCGGATTTGCTGCAACGCGTGCAGACCACCAGCATCCGCAACCTGGAGATGATTTTCTGGCGCAGCAATGGCCAGGCGTTTACTGGGCTTATTTCGACCGAGCCGTTCCAACTCGATACCACCGAGGCCCTGGTGGTCGTGGTGCGAGATATCACCCAGCTCAAGGAAACCCAACAGCAGCTGCAAACTTCCGAGGAGAAGTTTGCCAAGGCGTTTCATGCCTCCCCCGATGGCTTGTTGCTGAGCCGGCAAAGCGATGGGCTGCTGATCGAAGTGAACGAAGGCTTCAGCCACCTGACCGGCTACACCAGCGCCACGTCGCTCGACCAGTCGGCCCTGGACCTTGGCATCTGGGTCGACCTCAATGAGCGCAAGCACATGCTCGAGTTGATGCAGCGCGACGGCTTTGTCCGCGACTTCATCTGCCATATCCGCCGCGTTGACGGCCAGATTCGCCTCTGCGAACTGTCCAGCCGCCCGCTGCCCATCGGTGACGAAAACTGCATGCTGACCATCGCCCGCGACATCACCGAACGCCAGCTGATGCAGGAAAAACTGCAACAAGCCGCCACGGTGTTCGAAAGCACCGCCGAAGGCGTATTGATCACCGACACCCGGCAGAACATCAGTGCAGTAAACCGCGCCTTCAGCGAAATCACTGGCTACAGCGAGGCCGAAGCGCTGGGCCATACCCCGCGCCTGCTCGCCTCCGGCATGCACGACAGCGCTTTCTATGCCGCAATGTGGCACCAACTGACGACCCAGGGTCATTGGCAGGGCGAAATTTCCAACCGGCGCAAGAACGGTGAGCTGTACCCGAGCTGGCTGACCATCAGCGCCGTGCGCAATCGCGAGCAGGTGGTCACGCATTTTGTCGCCGTATTTGCCGACATCTCCAGCCTCAAGCTCGCCCAGGCGCGCCTCGACTATCAGGCCCATCACGACCCGTTGACCGGCCTGCCCAACCGCACGCTGTTTGAAAGCCGACTGCAGGCCGCCCTCAACGGCCAGCAGGAAAGCGGCAATCAAGGCGCGGTGTTGTTTCTTGACCTGGACCGCTTCAAACACATCAACGACAGCCTGGGCCACCCGGTCGGCGACCTGCTGCTCAAAGACATCGCCGTACGCCTCAAGGACCAGCTGCGCGATATCGACACCGTCGCCCGCCTGGGCGGCGATGAATTCATCATCCTGCTGCCCGGCCTGCACCAGGCCAGCGATGCGCAATATCTGGCGAACAAACTGCTCGATTGCTTCACACCGCCCTTCCAGGCCGGCGAGCACGAGTTCTTTATCAGCGCGAGTATCGGCACAAGTTTGTACCCGCAGGACGGCACCGATGTCGCCACCCTGGTCAAAAATGCCGACGCCGCGATGTACCGCTCCAAAGCCAAGGGCCGCAACCGCGTTGAAAGCTACACCCGCGACCTGACGGCTCAGGCCAACGAACGTGTGGCACTGGAGCATGAACTGCGCCGCGCGATCGAACGTGAAGAGATGAGCCTGTATTACCAACCCAAACGCAGCCTGCTCACCCAGCAACTGATCGGCGCCGAAGCCTTGATACGCTGGCATCACCCGACCTTTGGCGACGTACCGCCGGAACACTTCATCGCCCTGGCCGAAGAGAACGGCACGATTCTGCAAATTGGCGACTGGGTACTGGAACAGGCCTGCCGACAGATGCACGCCTGGCAAGGCGCTTTCGATGATTTCGGGCCGCTGTCCGTCAACCTCGCCGGCGCGCAATTGCGTCACCCAAACCTGCTGTCACGCATCGAACAACTACTGCGCGATTACCGCCTGGAACCCGGCTGCCTGCAACTGGAGATCACCGAAAACTTCATCATGAGCCAGGCCGAAGAAGCGCTTGACGTGCTGCACCAACTCAAAGGCCTGGGCGTGCAGCTGGCAATCGATGATTTCGGTACCGGCTATTCCTCCCTCAGCTACCTCAAGCGCCTGCCGCTGGACTTCCTCAAGATTGACCAATCCTTCGTCCGCGGCCTGCCCGACGACCCTCACGACGCCGCCATCGTCCGCGCCATCATCGCCCTCGGCCACAGCATGCAATTCACCATCATCGCCGAAGGCGTGGAGAACCCCGCCCAGCAAGCCTTCCTCGCCGCAGAAGGCTGTGAACAGATGCAAGGCTACATCGTCAGCCTGCCACTGCCACCGGAGCAATTTGCCGCAACCTTCCTTCATACACGGATGAGGGATTTTACGGATGGCACAGCGGGGAAACCGTCGTTATAA
- a CDS encoding MobC family plasmid mobilization relaxosome protein, producing MPKSAQYLDVYLGALKEPWADYCKALGKKPGAAIKEAIEQQLAKAAANPQPKIYHQIYEAPAAEPKQRFEVLLTASEKAAIKERAQMERCSMRRWIVDAIRAGLTHEPQFGMNEIDALGESNYQLLALGRNLNQISRRLNEGAYEPVTVERIEALTRIVDNHTDVVNRAIRASLERWKVE from the coding sequence ATGCCGAAGTCGGCTCAGTACCTGGACGTTTACTTGGGGGCGCTCAAAGAGCCATGGGCTGATTACTGCAAGGCTCTCGGTAAGAAGCCCGGCGCGGCAATCAAAGAGGCTATCGAGCAGCAGCTGGCGAAGGCGGCCGCAAATCCGCAGCCGAAGATTTACCATCAGATCTACGAAGCACCTGCCGCCGAGCCTAAGCAACGATTTGAAGTCCTACTGACGGCTTCTGAAAAAGCGGCAATAAAAGAACGGGCGCAGATGGAAAGATGTTCAATGCGCCGGTGGATTGTCGATGCCATCCGAGCTGGACTGACTCATGAGCCGCAATTTGGAATGAATGAGATCGACGCACTGGGTGAGTCGAACTATCAGCTTTTGGCCCTTGGCCGCAATCTGAACCAGATCTCTCGTCGCCTGAACGAAGGTGCATACGAGCCGGTAACTGTCGAGCGGATCGAAGCGCTAACCCGCATCGTTGATAACCATACAGATGTCGTCAACAGAGCTATAAGGGCAAGCCTAGAGCGATGGAAGGTCGAGTGA
- a CDS encoding AAA family ATPase, giving the protein MDSKAILSLIDLALGGDPRTLRMHLHKMAVKTGHRDPELSEKILSRLSTNGLRSAQPAKPIPVDSDSRLNLVRVENPVVMDDAPIYSEEILALLDQVVLERKSASKLLAEGLSPAKSLLFQGPPGVGKTMTARWLASRLGLPFLTLDLATVMSSFLGKTGNNIKAVIDHASSFPCVLLLDEFDAVAKRRDDDRELGELKRLVTVLLQVIDEWPESSVLIAATNHGDLLDPAIWRRFDLEISFDLPSEQMRKAYIISYWPELTKHADNLAHFFGEISYSDIDRSLRKAKKKSILNECNFITCITGAIENKPGNKVELKKKDVIRLAAEGMSQRAISIALEISRPTVKKIMDQHVECKET; this is encoded by the coding sequence ATGGACAGCAAAGCAATTCTAAGCCTCATAGACCTGGCGCTAGGCGGAGATCCGCGCACTCTACGCATGCATCTTCACAAAATGGCGGTCAAAACCGGCCACCGGGATCCAGAGCTATCTGAAAAAATCCTGTCACGACTATCGACCAACGGCCTTAGATCAGCTCAGCCAGCGAAACCTATCCCAGTGGATTCAGACAGCCGACTAAATTTAGTCAGGGTCGAAAATCCGGTCGTCATGGATGACGCCCCCATTTACTCCGAAGAAATCCTGGCACTGCTAGACCAGGTCGTTCTTGAGCGAAAGTCGGCATCAAAGCTATTAGCCGAAGGTTTGTCTCCTGCTAAATCACTATTATTCCAAGGGCCACCTGGAGTCGGTAAAACGATGACGGCACGGTGGCTTGCATCAAGACTAGGCCTCCCGTTTTTAACGCTAGACCTAGCAACTGTCATGAGCAGCTTTCTAGGCAAAACCGGAAATAATATCAAGGCAGTGATTGATCATGCGTCTTCATTTCCCTGCGTGTTGCTTCTTGACGAGTTTGATGCGGTAGCTAAGCGGCGAGATGACGACAGGGAGCTAGGAGAACTTAAACGGTTGGTAACTGTACTGTTACAGGTCATTGATGAATGGCCTGAATCGTCAGTATTAATAGCTGCAACAAATCACGGCGACCTCTTGGACCCTGCCATCTGGCGTCGGTTTGATCTGGAAATATCATTTGATCTTCCAAGCGAACAAATGCGAAAAGCTTATATCATTAGCTACTGGCCAGAACTAACTAAACACGCGGATAATCTCGCACATTTTTTTGGTGAAATCTCCTACAGTGATATTGATCGAAGCCTAAGGAAAGCCAAGAAGAAAAGCATATTAAATGAGTGCAATTTTATCACCTGTATCACTGGAGCCATCGAGAACAAACCAGGTAATAAAGTTGAGTTAAAAAAGAAAGATGTCATTAGATTAGCAGCAGAAGGAATGTCTCAGAGAGCCATATCTATCGCACTGGAAATAAGCAGACCAACCGTAAAAAAAATTATGGACCAACACGTCGAATGTAAGGAAACCTAA